From a single Accipiter gentilis chromosome 8, bAccGen1.1, whole genome shotgun sequence genomic region:
- the ZBTB37 gene encoding zinc finger and BTB domain-containing protein 37, whose protein sequence is MEKSGNIQLEIPDFSNSVLSHLNQLRMQGRLCDIVVNVQGQAFRAHKVVLAASSPYFRDHMSLNEMSTVSISVIKNPSVFEQLLSFCYTGRICLQLADIISYLTAASFLQMQHIIDKCTQILEGIHFKINVAEVEAELSQTRTKHQERPPESHRVTPNLNRSLSPRHNTPKGSRLGQVSTVLDIRELSPPEESTSPQIIEQSSDVESREPILRINRAGQWYVETGMGDRGGRNDDDVRVLGGVRIKTENLEEWLGAEHQPSGEDGSSAEEVTAMVIDTTGHGSMGQEAYALGSSGAKVVRPTSSEIDRFSPSGSMVAVTERYRSKSESPGRMDEPKQPSSQGEESAMLGVSGYVEYLREQEVSERWFRYNPRLTCIYCAKSFNQKGSLDRHMRLHMGITPFVCRMCGKKYTRKDQLEYHIRKHTGNKPFHCHVCGKSFPFQAILNQHFRKNHPGCMPLEGPHSISPETTVTSRGQAEEESPPQEEAVAVGETAQGSVSTTGPD, encoded by the exons ATGGAGAAGAGTGGGAATATTCAGCTGGAGATTCCTGACTTCAGTAACTCTGTCCTGAGCCACCTCAATCAGTTACGCATGCAGGGTCGCCTGTGTGACATCGTGGTCAACGTCCAGGGGCAAGCTTTCCGCGCTCACAAGGTGGTGCTGGCTGCCAGCTCGCCCTACTTCCGTGACCACATGTCCTTGAACGAAATGAGCACCGTTTCCATTTCTGTCATCAAGAACCCTTCTGTTTTTGAGCAGCTCCTTTCCTTTTGTTACACCGGTAGGATATGTCTGCAGCTGGCTGACATCATCAGTTACCTAACGGCTGCCAGTTTCTTGCAGATGCAGCACATCATAGACAAATGCACGCAGATTCTCGAGGGAATCCATTTCAAAATTAATGTGGCAGAGGTGGAAGCGGAATTGAGCCAGACCAGGACAAAGCATCAGGAGAGACCACCGGAGTCCCACCGGGTGACGCCAAATCTAAATCGTTCTCTGAGCCCGCGTCACAACACCCCAAAGGGGAGTCGCCTGGGTCAGGTTAGCACAGTGCTGGATATTCGGGAGCTCAGCCCACCCGAGGAGTCCACCAGCCCCCAAATAATTGAGCAGAGTTCAGACGTGGAAAGCAGGGAGCCCATACTACGGATTAACAGAGCGGGACAGTGGTACGTTGAGACAGGAATGGGAGACCGCGGGGGACGGAATGACGATGACGTTCGGGTGCTGGGAGGAGTACGCATTAAAACGGAGAACCTGGAGGAGTGGCTCGGGGCAGAGCATCAGCCATCAGGAGAAGATGGGAGCAGCGCTGAGGAGGTTACTGCTATGGTGATTGACACCACGGGCCACGGATCGATGGGCCAAGAGGCTTACGCGTTAGGGTCCTCCGGCGCCAAAGTGGTCAGGCCAACCAGCAGTGAGATTGACAG aTTTAGCCCTTCTGGCAGCATGGTTGCTGTGACTGAGCGGTACAGATCAAAAAGCGAGTCTCCCGGGCGGATGGATGAGCCCAAGCAGCCCAGTTCCCAG GGGGAGGAATCGGCCATGCTTGGAGTGAGCGGTTATGTGGAGTATCTCCGGGAGCAGGAGGTTTCAGAGCGCTGGTTCCGGTACAACCCACGGCTCACTTGTATTTACTGCGCCAAATCCTTCAACCAGAAAGGCAGCCTGGACCGGCACATGCGTCTCCACATGGGCATCACACCTTTTGTCTGCCGCATGTGTGGGAAAAAGTACACCCGCAAGGATCAGCTGGAGTATCACATCCGCAAGCACACAGGCAACAAGCCCTTTCATTGCCACGTCTGTGGTAAAAGCTTCCCTTTCCAGGCCATCCTCAACCAGCACTTTCGCAAGAACCACCCTGGCTGTATGCCTCTGGAGGGGCCTCACAGTATCTCCCCTGAGACCACTGTTACGTCTCGggggcaggcagaggaagaatCTCCTCCACAGGAGGAGGCTGTCGCTGTGGGGGAGACGGCACAGGGATCTGTGTCCACGACTGGGCCAGATTGA
- the RC3H1 gene encoding roquin-1 isoform X1, which translates to MHLFVVCLFSVWGLAAPERYVVEDVCTAKPRDIPVNPICIYRNPEKKAQEGEGQEPGKGKLPESTNPRVWELSKANSRFAVVFYKYLADSKDNGENIFMSPLSISTAFAMTKLGACGSTLQQLMEVFRFDTISEKTSDQIHFFFAKLNCRLYKKANKSSELVSANRLFGEKSLVFNETYQNISEIVYGAKLWPLNFKEKPEFSRKIINEWVANKTEKRITEVIPERGIDDLTVLVLVNTIYFKGHWKSQFPAPNTKLDLFHKANGETCKVPIMYQESKFHHASIPQDKVQVLELPYKGDDITMVLVLPNAGTPLVEVERDLTSEKLQDWIDSMMEVSLFVYLPRFRVEDSFSVKEKLRKMGLEDLFSPENARLPGIIAEGRTDLYVSEAFHKAFLEVNEEGSEASAATAVTVSGRSFPMNRIIFNANRPFLLFIREASLNTIIFMGRIADPCS; encoded by the exons ATGCATCTTTTTGTGGTGTGTCTGTTCAGTGTCTGGGGTCTGGCTGCCCCTGAGCGCTACGTCGTGGAAGATGTCTGCACTGCAAAGCCACGCGACATCCCGGTGAATCCCATCTGCATCTATCGCAACCCCGAGAAGAAGGCCCAGGAGGGCGAGGGGCAAGAGCCAGGGAAGGGCAAGCTCCCAGAGTCTACTAACCCCCGGGTCTGGGAGCTGTCGAAGGCCAATTCTCGCTTTGCTGTTGTCTTCTACAAGTACCTGGCTGACTCTAAGGACAATGGGGAAAACATTTTCATGTCACCCCTCAGCATTTCTACAGCCTTCGCCATGACCAAGCTCGGAGCTTGTGGTAGCACCCTCCAGCAGCTCATGGAG GTCTTTCGATTTGACACCATTTCGGAAAAGACATCTGATCAGATCCACTTCTTCTTTGCCAAGCTGAACTGCCGGCTTTACAAGAAAGCCAACAAATCCTCAGAGCTGGTATCGGCCAACCGCCTTTTCGGGGAGAAATCTTTGGTCTTTAATGAGACTTACCAGAACATTAGTGAAATAGTTTATGGAGCGAAACTCTGGCCCTTGAACTTCAAA GAGAAGCCAGAATTTTCCAGGAAGATCATTAATGAGTGGGTAGCTAACAAGACAGAGAAGCGCATTACAGAAGTGATCCCAGAAAGAGGTATTGATGATCTCACTGTCTTGGTCCTGGTCAACACCATTTATTTTAAG GGGCACTGGAAATCGCAGTTCCCAGCTCCAAACACAAAACTGGATTTATTTCATAAAGCCAATGGTGAGACCTGCAAAGTCCCAATTATGTACCAGGAGTCCAAATTCCACCATGCATCCATCCCCCAGGACAAAGTCCAGGTGCTGGAGCTGCCTTACAAAGGGGATGATATCACAATGGTGCTGGTCCTGCCCAATGCTGGGACGCCATTGGTGGAGGTGGAGCGAGACCTGACATCGGAGAAGCTGCAGGACTGGATAGACTCCATGATGGAGGTATCTCTCTTTGTCTACCTCCCTCGCTTCCGCGTCGAGGACAGCTTCAGTGTcaaggagaagctgagaaaaatGGGGCTGGAAGATCTCTTCAGTCCAGAAAATGCCAGACTCCCAG GTATCATTGCAGAGGGTCGTACAGACCTGTATGTATCTGAGGCTTTCCATAAAGCCTTCCTTGAg GTGAATGAAGAAGGCAGCGAGGCATCAGCTGCTACAGCTGTCACTGTCTCCGGCCGTTCCTTCCCCATGAACAGAATAATCTTCAATGCCAACAGGCCCTTCCTTCTTTTCATCCGGGAAGCCTCCCTCAACACCATTATCTTCATGGGCAGAATAGCCGACCCTTGCTCTTAA